Proteins found in one Microbacterium sp. SSM24 genomic segment:
- a CDS encoding ABC transporter substrate-binding protein: MNTIRTATTITTLGLVAAMMAGCASAAANPGDGSDGSSVPSVTELRLGYFANVTHAPALVGLQEGLFEDALGDVDVTTSVFNAGPAAIEALTAGAIDATYIGPNPSINTFIQSGGASARIVAGAATGGAALVVADGIDSPDDLAGTTLASPQLGNTQDVALRVWLADQGYETDTSGGGDVAVTPTENAQTLTLFQDGQLDGAWVPEPWVSRLVIDEGAHVLVDEADLWPDGEFPTTVLLVRAEFLEQHPDVVEDLLEGHVAAVQWIADHPDETPGVINAALEAETGKTLSDAVIQRALEHVTFSVDPHADTFETLVANGLEAGTQKDGSIDGLFDLRVLNGLLEASGADPVSAAGLGED; encoded by the coding sequence GTGAACACCATCCGCACTGCGACGACGATCACCACCCTGGGACTTGTGGCTGCCATGATGGCGGGCTGCGCCTCGGCTGCGGCGAACCCCGGCGACGGGTCCGACGGGAGCAGCGTGCCGTCGGTGACCGAGCTGCGTCTGGGCTACTTCGCGAACGTGACGCACGCTCCCGCGCTCGTCGGCCTCCAGGAGGGGCTGTTCGAGGATGCGCTGGGCGATGTCGACGTGACCACGTCGGTCTTCAACGCGGGTCCTGCCGCGATCGAGGCGCTGACGGCCGGAGCGATCGATGCGACCTACATCGGCCCGAACCCGTCGATCAACACGTTCATCCAGTCCGGCGGCGCGTCCGCACGCATCGTGGCCGGCGCGGCCACGGGCGGTGCGGCCCTCGTCGTCGCCGACGGCATCGACAGCCCCGACGACCTCGCCGGCACCACGCTCGCCTCGCCGCAGCTGGGCAACACGCAGGATGTCGCGCTGCGCGTGTGGCTGGCCGACCAGGGCTACGAGACCGACACCTCCGGCGGCGGCGACGTCGCGGTCACCCCGACCGAGAACGCGCAGACCCTGACGCTCTTCCAGGACGGCCAGCTCGACGGCGCGTGGGTCCCCGAGCCGTGGGTGTCGCGGCTGGTGATCGACGAGGGCGCGCACGTGCTCGTCGACGAGGCCGACCTGTGGCCCGACGGAGAGTTCCCCACGACGGTGCTCCTCGTGCGCGCGGAGTTCCTCGAGCAGCATCCCGACGTCGTCGAGGACCTCCTCGAAGGGCACGTCGCCGCCGTGCAGTGGATCGCCGACCACCCCGACGAGACGCCCGGAGTGATCAACGCCGCGCTCGAGGCGGAGACCGGGAAGACGCTGTCGGATGCCGTCATCCAGCGCGCGCTCGAGCACGTCACGTTCTCGGTCGACCCGCACGCCGACACGTTCGAGACGCTCGTCGCCAACGGCCTCGAGGCCGGCACGCAGAAGGACGGCTCGATCGACGGGCTCTTCGACCTGCGCGTGCTCAACGGCCTGCTCGAAGCATCCGGAGCCGACCCGGTCTCGGCAGCAGGGCTCGGAGAGGACTGA
- a CDS encoding sulfate adenylyltransferase subunit 1, producing MTATSASLTHDPSAVTFGGSAAPNAAISDRGARGQQTGTLFRFATAGSVDDGKSTLVGRLLHDSKAILADQLEQVQRTSAERGFAHGDFDFALLTDGLRAEREQGITIDVAYRYFSTGARSFVLADCPGHVQYTRNMVTGATTADAVVVLVDGRKGVLEQTRRHLAVIALLRVPHVIVAVNKIDLIGFSADAFAAVADQARAVAAELGIRDLHVLPVSALEGDNIVARSDRTPWYDGPALLELLETLPGADEVDSSLEPLRLPVQLVLRPQGGLAPDLASDPAAAERLRDYRAVAGRISSGTVRVGDRVEIFPSGIQTTVTGIRSAGSPVDEAVAPQSVSLEFDGDIDTARGALVVAAGTLPAARREVAAELFQLDARPLTPGSRVLVKHGTTTVQAIVAQIESRYDLGTLTHEPTQTLQTNDIGRVRLRLAADLPIESYESSRHGGSFLVIHPSDGATLAAGIARD from the coding sequence ATGACCGCGACATCCGCATCTCTCACCCACGACCCTTCCGCAGTCACTTTCGGCGGATCTGCGGCGCCGAATGCCGCCATTTCTGACCGCGGAGCGCGGGGGCAACAGACGGGGACGCTGTTCCGGTTCGCCACGGCGGGCTCGGTCGACGACGGCAAGTCCACGCTCGTCGGACGGCTGCTGCACGACTCGAAGGCGATCCTCGCCGACCAGCTCGAGCAGGTGCAGCGCACGTCGGCCGAGCGCGGGTTCGCGCACGGAGACTTCGACTTCGCCCTGCTGACCGACGGACTCCGTGCCGAGCGCGAGCAGGGCATCACGATCGACGTCGCCTACCGGTACTTCTCGACCGGCGCGCGCTCGTTCGTGCTGGCCGACTGCCCCGGGCACGTGCAGTACACGCGCAACATGGTCACGGGCGCGACGACCGCCGATGCCGTCGTCGTCCTCGTCGACGGGCGCAAAGGCGTGCTGGAGCAGACACGGCGCCACCTCGCCGTCATCGCGCTGCTGCGCGTGCCGCACGTCATCGTCGCGGTCAACAAGATCGATCTGATCGGGTTCTCCGCCGACGCGTTCGCGGCGGTCGCCGACCAGGCCCGCGCCGTCGCGGCCGAGCTCGGCATCCGCGACCTCCACGTGCTCCCGGTGTCGGCCCTCGAGGGCGACAACATCGTCGCGCGGTCGGACCGCACGCCCTGGTACGACGGCCCGGCGCTGCTCGAGCTGCTCGAGACGCTGCCCGGCGCCGACGAGGTCGACAGCAGCCTCGAGCCGCTCCGGCTGCCGGTGCAGCTCGTGCTGCGGCCGCAGGGCGGCCTCGCTCCGGATCTCGCGTCCGACCCGGCCGCGGCGGAACGGCTGCGCGACTACCGCGCCGTCGCCGGGCGCATCTCGTCGGGCACCGTGCGCGTCGGTGATCGTGTGGAGATCTTCCCGTCCGGCATCCAGACCACGGTCACCGGCATCCGCTCCGCGGGCTCGCCCGTCGACGAGGCCGTCGCGCCGCAGTCGGTGTCGCTGGAGTTCGACGGCGACATCGACACCGCCCGCGGGGCGCTCGTGGTCGCCGCCGGCACACTGCCCGCGGCGCGCCGCGAGGTGGCCGCCGAGCTGTTCCAGCTCGACGCGCGCCCGCTCACCCCCGGCAGCCGCGTGCTCGTGAAGCACGGCACGACCACGGTCCAGGCGATCGTCGCGCAGATCGAGTCGCGCTACGACCTCGGCACCCTCACCCATGAGCCCACTCAGACGCTGCAGACCAACGACATCGGCAGGGTCCGCCTGCGTCTGGCCGCCGATCTGCCGATCGAGTCCTACGAGTCGAGCCGTCACGGCGGTTCGTTCCTCGTCATCCATCCGTCCGACGGCGCAACGCTGGCCGCCGGCATCGCGCGCGACTGA
- the cysD gene encoding sulfate adenylyltransferase subunit CysD produces MTDTILSTLDLLEAEAIHVIREVVAEFERPVLLFSGGKDSVVVLHLATKAFAPGKVPFPVLHVDTGHNFPEVLAFRDETVDRLGIRLEVARVQDYIDDGRLTERSDGTRNPLQTLPLLDAIAAGRHDAVFGGARRDEDKARAKERIISLRDEFGQWDPRNQRPELWSLYNGRHTPGQHVRAFPISNWTELDVWRYIEREGIALPPLYFAHEREVYSRDGMWRPVGEFSPPRAGETVEVRTVRYRTVGDMSCTGAVESDAADLTAIVAEVAVSTLTERGATRADDRLSEAAMEDRKKDGYF; encoded by the coding sequence ATGACCGACACGATCCTGTCGACCCTCGACCTGCTCGAGGCGGAGGCGATCCACGTGATCCGCGAGGTCGTCGCCGAGTTCGAGCGCCCCGTGCTGCTGTTCTCCGGCGGAAAGGACTCCGTCGTCGTGCTGCACCTTGCGACGAAGGCGTTCGCGCCCGGCAAAGTCCCCTTCCCCGTGCTGCACGTCGACACGGGTCACAACTTCCCCGAGGTGCTGGCGTTCCGCGACGAGACGGTCGATCGCCTCGGCATCCGCCTCGAGGTCGCCCGCGTTCAGGACTACATCGACGACGGCCGGCTCACCGAGCGCTCCGACGGCACGCGCAACCCGCTGCAGACGCTGCCGCTGCTCGACGCGATCGCCGCGGGACGCCACGACGCCGTCTTCGGCGGCGCGCGCCGGGACGAGGACAAGGCGCGCGCCAAGGAGCGCATCATCTCGCTGCGCGACGAGTTCGGCCAGTGGGACCCGCGCAACCAGCGACCCGAGCTGTGGAGCCTGTACAACGGCCGTCACACCCCCGGCCAGCACGTGCGCGCCTTCCCGATCTCGAACTGGACCGAACTCGACGTCTGGCGCTACATCGAGCGCGAGGGCATCGCGCTCCCGCCGCTGTACTTCGCACACGAGCGGGAGGTGTATTCCCGCGACGGCATGTGGCGTCCGGTCGGCGAGTTCTCGCCGCCGCGCGCCGGCGAGACCGTCGAGGTGCGCACGGTGCGATACCGCACCGTCGGAGACATGAGCTGCACCGGCGCCGTGGAATCGGATGCCGCGGACCTCACCGCGATCGTCGCCGAGGTCGCGGTCTCGACCCTCACGGAGCGCGGCGCCACGCGCGCCGACGACCGTCTCAGTGAGGCCGCCATGGAGGACCGCAAGAAGGACGGGTACTTCTGA
- a CDS encoding phosphoadenylyl-sulfate reductase has product MSVALAPRILEKRSAEELRALAERGNAELGSLTDHEASAADVVAWVARNFSMGSAAVACSMADAALPHLVAEQLPGVDVLFLDTGYHFTETYATRDEVDRALDVRIVDVLPEQTVAEQDAEFGARLHERDPALCCARRKVAPLQDALGGYEVWFTGVRRDEAPTRTNTPLVTWDERNGLVKVNPVAAWSFDDVLAHAATHKVPVNLLVGFGYPSIGCAPCTQPVAAGEDPRSGRWAGLAKTECGLHE; this is encoded by the coding sequence GTGAGCGTCGCCCTCGCCCCCCGCATCCTCGAGAAGCGCTCGGCCGAGGAGCTTCGTGCGCTCGCGGAGCGCGGGAACGCCGAGCTCGGCAGCCTGACCGACCACGAGGCATCCGCTGCCGACGTCGTCGCGTGGGTCGCCCGCAACTTCTCGATGGGCTCGGCCGCGGTGGCGTGCTCGATGGCCGACGCGGCACTCCCCCACCTGGTGGCGGAGCAGCTGCCCGGCGTGGACGTGCTGTTCCTCGACACGGGCTATCACTTCACCGAGACGTACGCGACCCGCGACGAGGTCGATCGCGCGCTCGACGTGCGGATCGTGGACGTGCTCCCCGAGCAGACGGTCGCCGAGCAGGATGCCGAGTTCGGCGCCAGGCTGCACGAGCGCGACCCCGCGCTGTGCTGCGCCCGGCGCAAGGTCGCCCCGCTGCAGGACGCCCTGGGCGGGTACGAGGTGTGGTTCACGGGCGTGCGCCGGGACGAGGCGCCCACCCGCACGAACACGCCGCTGGTGACCTGGGACGAGCGCAACGGACTCGTCAAGGTGAACCCGGTCGCGGCGTGGAGCTTCGACGACGTCCTCGCCCACGCGGCCACGCACAAGGTGCCGGTGAACCTGCTCGTCGGCTTCGGGTACCCGTCGATCGGATGCGCGCCGTGCACCCAGCCGGTGGCCGCCGGCGAAGACCCCCGATCCGGCCGCTGGGCCGGACTCGCCAAGACGGAATGCGGGCTCCACGAATGA
- a CDS encoding nitrite/sulfite reductase, with protein sequence MTISDTDPRAAATPAARAAARPPRPSSKPNGQWKIDGTAPLNGNEEWKQVDNGLSVRGRIEEIYSKGGFASIDPTDLHGRFRVWGLYTQRKPGIDGGRTATLEPHELEDEFFMLRVRIDGGQLTTEQLRVIAGISVEFGRDTADLTDRQNVQLHWIRVEDVPEIWRRLEAVGLQTTEACGDVPRVVLGSPVAGIAADELIDPTPQIDEITSRFIGDESLANLPRKFKSAVTGHPSQDVVHEINDVAFVAVEHPELGIGYDLWVGGGLSTTPRLAERLGVFVSPERVADAWHGVAQIFRDYGYRRLRNKARLKFLLAEWGAEKFRQVLQDEYLGYALPDGPAAPKPLTQGDHVGVHRQKDGRFYVGATPIVGRVSGPNLAKLADLIEAHGSTRLRTTPHQKVVILDIPEDRVESLIAGLDELGLQARPSLIRRGTIACTGIEFCKLAIVETKAFATAAVLDLEERLDRFELPHPISLHVNGCPNSCARIQTADIGLKGQLVTIDGEQVPGYQVHLGGGLANADREDPGLGRTVRGLKVAADGIADYTERVVKRFLEDRDAAADETFAQWAHRADEEALQ encoded by the coding sequence GTGACCATCAGCGACACCGACCCGCGCGCCGCAGCGACGCCCGCCGCGCGTGCCGCCGCGCGCCCCCCGCGACCGTCGTCCAAGCCCAACGGGCAGTGGAAGATCGACGGCACCGCTCCCCTCAACGGCAACGAGGAGTGGAAGCAGGTCGACAACGGCCTGAGCGTCCGCGGGCGCATCGAGGAGATCTACTCGAAGGGCGGCTTCGCCTCGATCGACCCGACCGATCTGCACGGCCGCTTCCGCGTATGGGGTCTCTACACCCAGCGCAAGCCCGGCATCGACGGCGGACGCACGGCGACCCTCGAACCCCACGAGCTCGAGGACGAGTTCTTCATGCTGCGCGTGCGCATCGACGGCGGTCAGCTCACCACGGAGCAGCTGCGCGTGATCGCCGGCATCTCGGTCGAGTTCGGTCGTGACACCGCCGACCTCACCGACCGGCAGAACGTGCAGCTGCACTGGATCCGCGTCGAGGACGTGCCCGAGATCTGGCGCCGCCTCGAAGCCGTCGGCCTGCAGACGACCGAGGCCTGCGGCGACGTCCCCCGCGTGGTGCTCGGCTCGCCCGTCGCGGGCATCGCCGCCGACGAGCTCATCGACCCGACGCCGCAGATCGACGAGATCACGTCGCGATTCATCGGCGACGAGTCGCTCGCGAATCTGCCGCGCAAGTTCAAGTCGGCCGTGACGGGGCATCCGAGCCAGGACGTCGTGCACGAGATCAACGACGTCGCCTTCGTGGCCGTCGAGCACCCCGAACTCGGCATCGGCTACGACCTGTGGGTCGGCGGCGGCCTCTCGACCACCCCGCGTCTCGCAGAGCGGCTCGGCGTCTTCGTCTCCCCGGAACGGGTGGCGGATGCCTGGCACGGCGTCGCGCAGATCTTCCGCGACTACGGCTACCGGCGGCTGCGCAACAAGGCGCGCCTGAAGTTCCTGCTCGCCGAGTGGGGCGCCGAGAAGTTCCGGCAGGTGCTGCAGGACGAGTACCTCGGGTACGCGCTGCCCGACGGCCCGGCCGCGCCGAAGCCGCTGACGCAGGGCGACCACGTCGGCGTGCACCGCCAGAAGGACGGCCGCTTCTACGTCGGCGCGACGCCGATCGTGGGCCGCGTCTCGGGTCCGAACCTCGCGAAGCTCGCCGACCTGATCGAAGCGCACGGGTCCACGCGGCTGCGCACGACCCCGCACCAGAAGGTCGTGATCCTCGACATCCCCGAGGATCGTGTCGAGTCGCTCATCGCCGGCCTCGACGAGCTCGGGCTCCAGGCGCGGCCGAGCCTCATCCGGCGCGGCACGATCGCGTGCACGGGCATCGAGTTCTGCAAGCTGGCGATCGTCGAGACCAAGGCCTTCGCGACCGCAGCCGTGCTCGACCTCGAGGAGCGTCTCGACCGGTTCGAGCTGCCGCATCCCATCTCGCTCCACGTGAACGGGTGCCCCAACTCGTGCGCGCGCATCCAGACGGCCGACATCGGACTGAAGGGCCAGCTCGTCACGATCGACGGCGAGCAGGTGCCGGGCTACCAGGTGCACCTCGGCGGCGGCCTCGCGAACGCCGATCGCGAAGACCCGGGTCTCGGGCGCACGGTGCGCGGACTCAAGGTCGCCGCCGACGGCATCGCGGACTACACCGAGCGGGTCGTGAAGCGGTTCCTCGAGGATCGGGATGCCGCGGCCGACGAGACCTTCGCGCAGTGGGCGCATCGCGCCGACGAGGAGGCCCTGCAGTGA
- a CDS encoding sirohydrochlorin chelatase → MTTPALLAISHGTASPDGQAAVAALVAAVAARLPDVTVRLGHVDVQQPDVAASLDALPADQPVIVVPLLLSAGYHVRVDLKEQTAGRAGVTIASALGPDPRLVDALLARLAPLEVTPHDAVVLAVAGSSDDRANEDCRRIGAMLGDRLGREVPVGFLAAADPRLGAAVATTREATARESAARESAAGRVVVADYLLAPGYFHDLAVRLADGSPVARPLLDDDEPPASVVDIVLDRYRSAL, encoded by the coding sequence ATGACCACGCCCGCGCTCCTCGCGATCTCGCACGGCACCGCCTCGCCCGACGGGCAGGCCGCCGTCGCGGCGCTCGTCGCCGCGGTCGCCGCACGCCTGCCCGACGTCACGGTGCGCCTCGGTCACGTCGATGTGCAGCAGCCGGATGTCGCGGCATCCCTCGACGCCCTCCCGGCCGACCAGCCGGTGATCGTGGTGCCGCTGCTGCTCTCGGCCGGCTACCACGTGCGCGTCGACCTCAAGGAGCAGACCGCCGGTCGCGCGGGGGTGACGATCGCGTCGGCGCTCGGACCCGACCCGCGACTCGTCGACGCGCTGCTCGCGCGACTCGCGCCGCTCGAGGTCACCCCCCATGACGCCGTCGTCCTCGCCGTCGCCGGATCGAGCGACGACCGCGCGAACGAGGACTGCCGGCGGATCGGCGCGATGCTCGGCGACCGGCTCGGGCGCGAGGTCCCCGTCGGGTTCCTCGCCGCCGCCGACCCGCGACTCGGCGCCGCCGTCGCGACCACCCGTGAAGCGACCGCGCGCGAGTCCGCCGCGCGCGAGTCCGCCGCGGGCCGCGTCGTCGTCGCGGACTACCTTCTCGCGCCCGGCTACTTCCACGACCTCGCCGTGCGCCTCGCCGACGGCTCCCCCGTCGCACGCCCACTGCTCGACGACGACGAGCCGCCGGCATCCGTCGTCGACATCGTCCTCGACCGGTACCGCTCTGCGCTCTGA
- a CDS encoding MarR family winged helix-turn-helix transcriptional regulator, protein MNNDFEHEDSAPDEQTGAQRPLGYWLRLVDGLISREFATAFEGEGVTRRDWMLLNALSGDVDAPGLSERLARKGGKRLRRLGQLGWAEEQGDGTWVLTDAGREAKDRLGEAVSGIRSRVADAVSPEDYATMTASLEAIAAGLGWDETQPFPRRRGFGPGRFGGRGFGPRPFRPGFGPGFGPGFGPGFGPGFGPGFGPGFGPGRSRHAEPGDAWGDDAHAGEGWHGHAMHEHWHHGHGHFTHEGVHGHRGHAGHPHGHRHHEHGHRGHGARKAERAYERGFAAGFAAQSGPEASADPAA, encoded by the coding sequence ATGAACAACGACTTCGAACACGAAGACTCCGCCCCCGACGAGCAGACCGGTGCGCAGCGCCCGCTGGGCTACTGGCTCCGCCTCGTCGACGGGCTCATCTCCCGCGAGTTCGCCACCGCCTTCGAGGGCGAGGGCGTCACCCGCCGGGACTGGATGCTGCTGAACGCGCTCTCGGGCGACGTCGACGCACCCGGGCTCTCCGAGCGCCTCGCCCGCAAGGGCGGCAAGCGCCTGCGCCGCCTCGGCCAGCTCGGCTGGGCCGAGGAGCAGGGCGACGGCACCTGGGTGCTCACCGACGCCGGCCGCGAGGCCAAGGACCGTCTCGGCGAGGCCGTGAGCGGCATCCGCTCGCGCGTCGCCGACGCCGTCTCGCCCGAGGACTACGCCACGATGACCGCCTCGCTCGAGGCCATCGCGGCAGGCCTCGGATGGGACGAGACGCAGCCGTTCCCCCGCAGACGCGGCTTCGGCCCCGGGCGCTTCGGCGGACGCGGCTTCGGTCCGCGGCCGTTCCGTCCCGGCTTCGGTCCCGGGTTCGGTCCCGGGTTCGGTCCCGGGTTCGGTCCCGGCTTCGGTCCCGGGTTCGGTCCCGGGTTCGGCCCCGGACGCTCCCGCCACGCCGAGCCCGGCGACGCCTGGGGCGACGACGCGCACGCGGGTGAAGGATGGCACGGCCACGCCATGCACGAGCACTGGCACCACGGGCACGGGCACTTCACCCACGAGGGCGTGCACGGGCACCGCGGCCACGCGGGTCACCCCCACGGTCACCGGCACCACGAGCACGGCCACCGCGGGCACGGCGCCCGCAAGGCCGAGCGCGCGTACGAACGCGGCTTCGCGGCCGGGTTCGCCGCGCAGTCGGGACCCGAGGCCTCGGCCGACCCCGCCGCCTGA
- a CDS encoding MarR family winged helix-turn-helix transcriptional regulator, with the protein MPQKPTDPADVIAAALARLRGRRGPRPPWEGGPGPHGHGPMHHGHSAQQQWGRGGGHHGRGGGPGPWGGPGPWGGGARIGGPARMRLLEALAAASHPLSVGEIADAVGVDQPRASRLVQQAFELDLVRREADPDDARRTRVALTDAGAALVRGFRGERREAVDTALADFSDAERADLARLLTKLADAWPGA; encoded by the coding sequence ATGCCGCAGAAACCGACCGACCCCGCCGACGTCATCGCCGCCGCGCTCGCCCGGCTGCGCGGCCGGCGAGGGCCCCGCCCCCCGTGGGAAGGCGGCCCGGGTCCGCACGGGCACGGACCGATGCACCATGGCCATTCCGCCCAGCAGCAGTGGGGCAGGGGCGGCGGCCACCACGGCCGCGGCGGCGGCCCCGGACCGTGGGGAGGCCCCGGACCGTGGGGCGGCGGCGCCCGCATCGGCGGACCGGCGCGCATGAGGCTCCTCGAGGCGCTGGCCGCGGCATCCCACCCCCTGTCCGTCGGCGAGATCGCCGACGCCGTCGGAGTCGATCAGCCCCGCGCCTCGCGCCTCGTGCAGCAGGCGTTCGAGCTCGATCTGGTCCGGCGCGAGGCCGACCCTGACGACGCGCGCCGCACGCGGGTGGCGCTGACGGATGCCGGAGCCGCCCTCGTGCGCGGGTTCCGCGGCGAGCGGCGCGAGGCCGTCGACACGGCGCTGGCGGACTTCAGCGACGCCGAGCGCGCCGACCTCGCACGGCTGCTGACGAAGCTCGCCGACGCCTGGCCCGGGGCCTGA
- a CDS encoding MFS transporter gives MGPENSSEEPIFRTPAPPAAANTGAIRPFADVFQDAGSEAPIPRKRVFSWALWDWATQPFNSVLLTFVWVPSFLVSPFFLDKAVAASGIVNGEEIDCDTAANALTEYCRALGALDANLGWGIMVAGILIALLAPVLGQRADATGRRKLMLGIFTGLLIACQLAMAFVTGTPTLFWFGVAMIAFGSVVGEIAGANYNALLVSVSTPKTVGRVSGLGWGFGYLGGIVALVIVVGLILSGVLDGTQAITFQLIAAGATLWTIIFCIPIFRNVPEPPPSSSAKRVGFFAGYVELLRSVARLWREHRPTLWFLLASAVYRDGLAAVFTFGTVIAARVFGFGFTDLVIFGIVLNLVAGISTILAGRLDDRFGPKAVILFAIGGIIACCVAVFIGAGAGKGLFWAAGIVLAALVGPAQAASRSFLARVTPVGQEGEIFGLYATTGRAASWMAALLWGLFIALAGNQTLYGILGIALILAIGFVLLLFVKAPPRVERA, from the coding sequence ATGGGACCCGAGAACTCCTCCGAGGAGCCGATCTTCCGCACCCCGGCGCCGCCCGCCGCGGCCAACACGGGCGCGATCCGGCCGTTCGCCGACGTCTTCCAGGACGCCGGGTCCGAGGCGCCGATCCCCCGCAAGCGGGTCTTCTCGTGGGCGCTGTGGGACTGGGCGACCCAGCCGTTCAACTCCGTGCTCCTCACGTTCGTGTGGGTCCCGAGCTTCCTCGTGTCGCCGTTCTTCCTCGACAAGGCCGTCGCCGCGAGCGGGATCGTGAACGGAGAGGAGATCGACTGCGACACCGCCGCGAACGCCCTCACCGAGTACTGCCGTGCGCTGGGAGCCCTCGACGCGAACCTCGGCTGGGGCATCATGGTCGCCGGCATCCTTATCGCCCTGCTCGCCCCGGTGCTCGGTCAGCGCGCCGACGCCACCGGTCGCCGCAAGCTCATGCTCGGCATCTTCACGGGGCTGCTGATCGCGTGCCAGCTGGCGATGGCCTTCGTCACGGGCACCCCGACGCTGTTCTGGTTCGGCGTCGCGATGATCGCGTTCGGCAGCGTCGTCGGCGAGATCGCCGGCGCGAACTACAACGCGCTGCTCGTGTCGGTCTCGACGCCGAAGACCGTCGGCCGGGTGTCCGGGCTGGGCTGGGGCTTCGGCTACTTGGGCGGGATCGTCGCGCTCGTGATCGTCGTCGGGCTGATCCTCAGCGGCGTGCTCGACGGCACCCAGGCGATCACGTTCCAGCTCATCGCGGCCGGGGCGACGCTGTGGACGATCATCTTCTGCATCCCGATCTTCCGGAACGTGCCCGAGCCGCCGCCGTCGAGCTCCGCGAAGCGCGTCGGGTTCTTCGCGGGGTACGTGGAGCTCCTCCGCTCGGTGGCGCGGCTGTGGCGCGAGCACCGTCCGACGCTGTGGTTCCTGCTCGCGTCGGCGGTCTACCGCGACGGGCTCGCGGCCGTGTTCACGTTCGGCACCGTCATCGCCGCCCGCGTGTTCGGGTTCGGCTTCACCGACCTCGTCATCTTCGGCATCGTCCTCAACCTGGTCGCGGGCATCTCGACGATCCTCGCTGGGCGCCTCGACGATCGCTTCGGGCCGAAGGCGGTGATCCTGTTCGCGATCGGCGGGATCATCGCGTGCTGCGTCGCGGTGTTCATCGGAGCGGGTGCCGGCAAGGGACTGTTCTGGGCGGCCGGCATCGTGCTGGCCGCGCTCGTCGGCCCGGCGCAGGCGGCGTCGCGATCCTTCCTCGCGCGGGTCACGCCCGTCGGACAGGAGGGCGAGATCTTCGGCCTCTACGCCACCACCGGACGGGCGGCCAGCTGGATGGCCGCGCTGCTGTGGGGACTGTTCATCGCACTCGCCGGGAACCAGACGCTGTACGGCATCCTCGGCATCGCCCTCATCCTGGCGATCGGTTTCGTGCTGCTTCTCTTCGTGAAGGCGCCGCCTCGCGTCGAGCGGGCCTGA